The Deinococcus detaillensis DNA window GCCGCCCGGCAAGCTGGGATTGTTGTAAAACACGATACTTTCGTCACCCGACATCTGCCTCTCGCCGTCCAGAGCGAACAAACTGATATCGAGGCCGGGTAGATCGTGCTGGACACGCAGTTCGAGTTGGGTCTGGGTCAGCGGCTGCTTTTCTCCAGCTTGGAGTGAGGTCATGGCCTCAGTTTAAAGGCTGCGGGCAACCCTGAATGCCTCCAACGACTCAGGGCGTTCCAAGGTCATTCCGCTCAACACATCACCTTTCTTGAGTGCCGTCATGTTAATCTTGAAGTATCGCGGCGGCCTTCCTAGACCCGGCCTCCGCACATCTTTGAGGTGTTATGAACGTGGATTACTATGAACTGCTGGCCGTCTCACGCAGCGCCAGCGGCGACGAAATCAAAAGCTCTTACCGCAAACTGGCCCTGAAGTTTCACCCCGACCGCAACAAAGAAGCCGGAGCAGTCGAACAGTTTACCAAGATCAACGAAGCCTACGCGGTGCTGAGCGACGCTGAAAAGCGTGCCCACTACGACCGCTTCGGCAGTGCGCCGAGCGCGTCGGGTATGCCGGGCGGCGACCCATTCGGCGGCGCGGCGGGCTTTGATCCGATGGACATTTTTGAGCAGTTGTTCGGCGGCGCAGTGAGCGCACGTGGGCGGCGCGGCCCAGCACGCGGCGACGACATCGAAACCGAAATCACCGTGACGCTGGAGCAGGCCCGCGTCGGTGCGGAAGTGCCGGTGCAAGTCGACCGCCTCAGCGAGTGCGAGCATTGCCACGGCCAAAAATCCGAGCCGGGAGGCAAGCCGCCGCGCACTTGCCCGGCCTGCAAAGGCGCTGGCCAAGTACAGGCGCAGGCCCGCACTATTTTCGGCAACATCATGACCCAGCAGCCCTGCCAAACTTGCCGGGGCGCGGGTCAGATCATCGAAGAGCCGTGTACGGTCTGCCGTGGGCGCGGGCATACCCTCAAGTCCGAAACCGTCAAAGTCGCCCTCCCCAAAGGCATCGACGAGGGCTACCGCATCCGGGTGGCGGGCATGGGACACGAAGGAGCGGGCGGCGCGGGCGACTTGTATGTGCATATCGAGATGGCCAAACACAGCGACCTTCAGCGCGAAGCCGAACACCTGATTTTTCCGGCCAAGATCAGCTTTCCCAAAGCGGCGCTCGGCGGCCAAATCACCGTGCCCACCCTCGACGGCCCGCAAGTGGTCGACGTCAAGCCCGGCACCCAGCACGGCGAACTCCACCGCCTACGCGGACAAGGCATGCCCCGTTTGCAGGGCAGCGGCAGCGGCGACTTGGTGGTGATCTACGAGGTGATCGTGCCCAAAACCTTCACGCCCGAAGCCCGCGAGGCGCTGGCCAGTTACGCCCGTGCCAGCGGCGAAGAAGTGTCGGAGCAGCACGGCTTTTTCGATAAGATCGGCAAGATTTTTAGAGGAGACTGAGTTTTTTAGATCAAGCGCCCGCCTTCCAATTCGGAAAGGCGGGCGCTTGACGGTTAAAGAGCCGTCACGGGGAGGTAAGCTTAGGCATGACAGACTTCCTGATTCTGGTTTTCCTGATTGGTGCGCCTGCCTGGCTGACCTTCCAGTTCGTCAAAGCACGCCCTGTCATTGAGAGCAAGGGACGGTTTTCCGATCCTCTTACGGGAGCTTTCTATTCCGTACCAGAAACCTGCCCGCAACGGTTCAAGTAACCGGGCAGTCCAGCAGCACTGAGCTGTTTACTTCATCGGCACCAAGTTGGCGTTGGGCCAATCGGTATCGCCAATGCGCTTCAGCACCATCTGAAAATTGCGAACGGGGGGCTGATCTTTGGTGATATTCTCGCCGGTTTCTGTCCAGGTGCCGTCTTTGAATACTGCCGTATAACGCAGCGTTGTCGGCCCTTGCGGAATTTCCCAGATGTAGCCGTCAGCGGTTGGCTTGAACATAAACTTGCCCGCATATCCTCCAGAAAACGAAGTGATGCTGAACGTTTTTTCGTAAGAATCGTAAGCAACAACGGCGAAGGCGTCGAAACTGGCCGCGCCGTTGGCTTCGTAGCCGCGCCCTTGCAAAACTTTGAGCGTGCCGTCTTGTACCGGGCCAATTCGCTCGGTTTGGGTGATGGCGTGGGTTTTGCCGTCCGGCAAGATAATGGTCGCTGGGCCGCGCCATTCACCGTTCATCCAGGCCAGCGGGGCCATCATTTTTTGCTGATCGGCTTTGAGCTGGTCTGGATTCATCTGCTGAGCAAAGGCCGCAGCGCTCAGACTGAGGACCACGAGCGCAAACACTGCTTTGAAAGAACCGGACATGCGAACTCCTTTGAGCTCAAAAGTCGAGGACAACCCCTCATCAACCGCGTGGATGATGTACAGGGTCAGTATTCGCCCCAAAAATGTGAGATGCAATACCGTCTGACCCTTACACCCTCAATAAATGAAGCCGCCGTTGATGTGTCGGCGGCCTAGAATTTGGGTTGTGGATGTGGGTCAGTCTGTCTTGACTTCGCCCTGCGGCCCGATCTTGAGCGTCGGCGTGCCCAACTCGGCTGCCAGATTGAGCGTGCTCAAATAGTTCTGCAACGTCTCCGGCAACTCGGCCACCTTCAGCGGTGTGCGCGGCCAAGCGGCCAAGCGGTAGACCCCCGCCTCCCCCGGCACCGCGTCATAAACGAATGTTCCGCGTTGCTGCGGCCCGGCCAGGT harbors:
- the dnaJ gene encoding molecular chaperone DnaJ; translation: MDYYELLAVSRSASGDEIKSSYRKLALKFHPDRNKEAGAVEQFTKINEAYAVLSDAEKRAHYDRFGSAPSASGMPGGDPFGGAAGFDPMDIFEQLFGGAVSARGRRGPARGDDIETEITVTLEQARVGAEVPVQVDRLSECEHCHGQKSEPGGKPPRTCPACKGAGQVQAQARTIFGNIMTQQPCQTCRGAGQIIEEPCTVCRGRGHTLKSETVKVALPKGIDEGYRIRVAGMGHEGAGGAGDLYVHIEMAKHSDLQREAEHLIFPAKISFPKAALGGQITVPTLDGPQVVDVKPGTQHGELHRLRGQGMPRLQGSGSGDLVVIYEVIVPKTFTPEAREALASYARASGEEVSEQHGFFDKIGKIFRGD
- a CDS encoding DUF1579 domain-containing protein; amino-acid sequence: MSGSFKAVFALVVLSLSAAAFAQQMNPDQLKADQQKMMAPLAWMNGEWRGPATIILPDGKTHAITQTERIGPVQDGTLKVLQGRGYEANGAASFDAFAVVAYDSYEKTFSITSFSGGYAGKFMFKPTADGYIWEIPQGPTTLRYTAVFKDGTWTETGENITKDQPPVRNFQMVLKRIGDTDWPNANLVPMK